The Atribacterota bacterium genome has a window encoding:
- a CDS encoding DUF1538 domain-containing protein, translated as MNIKNTMIEVLQAILPITIAVFLLQFTIIRLPIREFMIFLFGVVLTFSGFILFLIGVRYSLLPIGEEFGIFLMKNENLWLVIGLGIALGFAVTISEPGLQILADQVMDVSNGEIPKSLLMVTVSLGLGIFLALSLVRIIYKISLRIILLGSYILVFLLAIFSSPNFFAVSFDAGGVTTGPMTVPFILAFGVGMSSVSGAKTTSGDSFGFVGLASVGPILAVLILGMIF; from the coding sequence ATGAATATTAAAAATACAATGATAGAAGTACTACAGGCTATATTACCCATAACTATCGCAGTATTTCTTTTACAATTTACCATTATTCGATTGCCGATAAGGGAATTTATGATTTTTCTTTTTGGGGTTGTTTTAACCTTTTCTGGTTTTATTTTGTTTCTTATTGGTGTGCGATATAGTCTTTTGCCTATAGGTGAGGAATTTGGTATTTTTTTAATGAAGAACGAGAATCTATGGCTGGTTATTGGTCTTGGTATTGCCTTAGGGTTTGCGGTTACTATCTCTGAACCCGGTTTACAGATCCTTGCAGATCAGGTAATGGATGTTTCAAATGGAGAGATTCCCAAAAGTCTTTTAATGGTTACTGTATCCTTAGGATTAGGCATATTTCTTGCCTTATCGTTGGTCAGAATCATTTATAAAATATCTTTGCGAATTATATTATTAGGTAGCTATATTTTAGTTTTTCTATTGGCCATATTCTCTTCACCAAATTTTTTTGCAGTTTCTTTTGATGCCGGTGGTGTTACAACAGGTCCCATGACAGTTCCATTTATTCTTGCCTTTGGAGTAGGGATGTCTTCAGTAAGTGGTGCAAAAACTACATCTGGAGATAGTTTTGGTTTTGTAGGCTTAGCGTCTGTCGGACCTATTTTAGCAGTATTAATTCTAGGGATGATATTCTAA